The Calypte anna isolate BGI_N300 chromosome 3, bCalAnn1_v1.p, whole genome shotgun sequence genome segment ctctgggcaacctatgccAGTGCTCTGTTATTCTCATAGTGAAAAAGGATTTCCTTGAGTTCAGGAGGAAACTCCTGAGTTGGTTCCCACTGTCTCCTGTCCTGTCACAAGGCCACAgtgaaaagagcctggctctgtcctcttcACACTGCACAGATTTATACCTGCAGGTATTTAACATATGCATTGATGAGATCTTCTTGAGATTTCTCCAGACGCAGTAGTCGTAGCTCTAAAATagggaaactacaggcctgtcagcctgacctcagtgcctggcagggttatggagcagataatcctgggggcaatcacacagcacctacaggatggacaagggattagacccagccagcatgggtttaggaagggtaggtcctgcctgaccaacctgatctccttttatgatcaggtgacccgcctggtggatgaggggaaggctgtggatgtggtctacctggacttcagcaaggcctttgacactgtctcccacagcatcctcctgaaaaagctgtcagcttgcagcttggacaggagcaccctgtgctgggtttggaactggctggagggctgggcccagagattggtgctgaacggggctgcatccagttggcagccggtcactagtggtgtcccccagggatcagtgttgggcccagttctgatcaatatctttattgatgatttagatgaggggattgagtccatcatcagcaaatttgcagatgacaccaagctgggaggaagtgtggaccaactcgaaggcaggagggctctgcagagggacctggacagactggagagttgggctgattccaatgggatgaggttcaacaggGCCAAGTGCcgagtcctgcactttggccacaacaaccccatgcagcgctacaggttggggacagagtggctggagagcagccagacagaaagggacctgggagtctggattgacaggaagctgaacatgagccagcagtgtgcccaggtggccaagaaggccaatggcatcctggcctgtatcaggaacagtgtggccagcaggtccaaggaagtgaatctgcccctgtactcagggctggtgaggccacacctcgagtactgtgtccagttctgggcccctcagtttaggaaggagattgaggtcctggagcgggtccaaaggagggcaaccaggctggtgaagggactcaagcagaagtcctgtgaggtgaggctgagggagctgggagtgttcagcctggagaagaggcgactcaggggagacctcatcgctctctacaactccctgaaaggaggttgtagccagcGGGTgggtcagtctcttttcccaggcagccatcagcaagacaagagggcacggtcccaagttgtgccaggggacgtttaggttggatattaaaaagaatttctttacggagagggtgatcagacattggaatgggctgcccagggaagtaggggattctctgtccctggagatatttaaaaagagactggatgtggcactcagtgccatggtctcgtaactgcagcagtagtggatcaagggttggacttgatgatctctgaggtcccttccaacccaaccaattctatgattctaactgcAGTAGAATAGCAGTTGTAGGATTAGAGTTCTAGTGTAGGATTAGAGAGCTAAATATGATTTAGCCCACCTGAGAAAAATTAcatcctggggtttttttttgtcttagaCATATTATGGAaaaagttgtggttttttgttgtttggttgggtttttttctgtttgttttaactTAGGGATTTTAACACTGTAGTCAACTACACCAGTTCTGAGCAGTCTGTGCTATGTTGCTGCAACATCTTATTACATATTTCTGGACATATCTCTCCCCAAGGGCTAAACATCTCTCTTAGAGCAGCTGAAAGAGCCAACATGAGAAACACTGAGGCTGAAGCCAGGACTTTTACTTGGAGTAGGGGAGCTAGAGGCctattttcttgctttaagGGACAGATTTCCTGGGAAACTGTATAAAGGTCAGGAGAGCATTATGCTCTTTGTGATTGTGAAAAAGCCTCTGGACACTGATGTTACGTAAATATTTACAACTACCGTTACTAATCAAACCTGTTTCTATCCATGCTCCTCCCAATGAAGAAAATAGGATAATAGGGAAAAACTGACATCTGAAAAATGATAGCAGTGAAATTCTAGCCTAAAACTACTAATGAAAACTTGCATATTTATCTGAACAGGAAGatacattataaaaaaaaataaaaatgaaaatcaaggaGCGTCTGTAATTTTCCAAAGCAGATTACAGAAGACTGCAAGTCAGCTGTGACAAGAATAATAACAGCcccatgtttttgttttctttactttacCCTTGAGGAGATAACCTTTCATATTTTGGTAGAGTAGACACATGGGTGATGgtattttcatgcttttgcAAAACTCCACTTTCTTCTCATCTCTTTCAGAACAAATTAATCCATGTCATTTAGCCACAGCATAGCTCtataaagaacagaaagattAGAGGCACAGAAGTTTGTGAGGATTCCAACACAATATCTATTGTTCATATCAAAAGCTAGTTGAAGAACTGtcaataaaatgaaattcattAATGACAACATGCTAATTTGACATCTGAGAACCAAAGCTTAACTCACTTATTTCATAATTGTTTCAGTGATCCAGGATGCAAGTAGGCAACGTGCAGCTCTCGAGTTACATGAGGCTTGCAAGCAGTTGAGGTGCTGCATCAGACAGGTGGTGACAGGACCcttcccaccttttttttttttttttggggggggggctaCTGGagtttctcttcccttcagcTCTAAGAAGTAGATATTAACTAAGGCATGTGACTCTTTGCACTTCAGTATGACCAGGGGGCCCAAATCTCTAAGGCACTTTTGAAAACCTCATCCATAAACTATAAGTAGAAGGGAATATGATTTAGATGTGATTAATACAATAGACATTCAAACCGAAAAGAACAAACTCATCTCAAGCAAAACCTTCTTactgaagagcagagctggtagAAAGCCCCAGAATGTGACATTTCAAGTTGAAGCTGAAACAGATTTAGCAGAGTCATTCCCATGTTTTGACAGTAGAAGTTCCTGCAACATCCTTGGCATCCAGGTTTTACAATACAGTTGCATTTACAAAGTTTCACACCTGAAAGGTGCTAAGAATATGCACAAAAGGGTAGCAGATTTTATACTGTGCAGCTGTGATTCACTTAAAGAAACATAATTTGGTCTTCTTGTAGGCCATCCCACTATGAGCATTAGGAAAAACAACAGTGTGTATCCAGCAGGGAAAATAAACAAGTCAAAACAtagaagaaacaaacatttatGCTAAAGGATGTTACAGAGAACACCAAAACTTCAAAAAgttgaaatgtatttattttgcatcaGTTTTCCAACTATGTCCCATGATTTCCACTTTCCAGTCCCTTTCTTATCTCTGCTGCCCATTGAAACAGCATTTGAGAGAACATCTATTGCTACAGAGCTGGCAAAAAGACAAATCACAAAAAGGCTCACAGACTAAATTTCatccagcagatttttttcctgcattttctcttGTAGTCAGTCCCACTGAATATCAACACTCAGACTGGCTTACTCTGGAAACACCTTTTTCCTTACAGATGTTCcagaatttgttttcttgatgACTGTAAGCTTTTCACTCACTGCATTTCTGTGAATCTAGATATGGATATTTCTAATTCCCGAGTTTTGTACCCAACAGACTGCTTTCAGTCTTTTCTCCACTGTCTACATGGAATCATGATCCAACGCAGAAGCTGAAGGCTCACCCCAGGCTCTATTCTGGTTTTCTACTGTGGTCAAGTTTTAAAAGTTGATGGTCTATGATGTAAGtagcacaggaaaaataagaaaatgaaaacattagaGAGATGTATATAAAAACCAGCAGGAGTTAGGCTCTTGGGGACCTTATAAATGGCATAATTTATCAAAAGATTTATGAGAATTTaatggaattaaaaagaaacagttccTTTTCATGATTAATACAAAGGCCAAATGAGAAAGTCTGGCATTCCAAAGGTCAAAAGATGGTTGTGCTTATATAAAAGACATCAGTTagaacagatttatttatgACACAAGAAGACTACCAGAATAGCATCTCTTGATCATAGTTGAAGATACTTCAGTCTGTTTCCAGATTTAATTAGCATTTGTCAACAGTGTCCATGGGATAATGTTGGAACCACTGGCACTTAAATTGCCCATAGTCCTCCTTTTCTGGCTTCCGAGGtatggcaaaataaaaatctaaataagCTGTGGCATTTAGCTGATGACATTTGGACTGCATAACAGTTTACAAAGGGTGATCCTGTGTAAATTCTGGAGTAAGGAATAGCTTAACTTCCGAGTCGATTTTTAACATTTGTGGACCTCTAATGTAGGAAACTCTTTAATTGAATTCTCTGTCAGCACCTCTACAAGCTCTGCCTCATTGCCATCCATGAAAATTAATCAGAGAACAAAAGCATGTTACCACCTTTGACAAGCACAAGTATATGGGTGATGGAGCACATTTGCAGAGACTGCCAGGTGGCTTTGAATATTGCTTTTCATTGTCTTTTAATAACATGCAATTTGTTTCCTGCTTTAAATGgcatttgcttttccagttgTGGTATTTGCAAAATGCCATACATACACTTGGAAACTACAAGACCTTTGCATGCAAAGAAAAGGACAACAGCTAGTGTTGCATACAGCTGTCAAAGTACACCTCATACATTGAGGTGGAAGGATAGGTAATATCTCTGTAAATCTACTCTTTACCAAGAATCCTGTTCGTAATTCTTGGTGCTTTTTTGTCATTGCTCAATTCAGAATAGAAGCATTTCAAGTTCAGTAAGCAAGGTTGCACCCTATGTGAACATCATGGAAGCTCCATTCTCGTGTTTCTAAGTGATGCATCTCTGGTCCACTACAATCTAAGAGACACCAAGGGGTGTATTTCTTCCCTACTGTGCTTCTTTAGGAGCTGGGTAGCTGTGAGATTCATCCAgtccttttgcttttgtgtcTTTGTGATTGCAGATCTCCAAATTATGAAGTCCTGTTATATTAGTTTTGCTGCCATCCATGAGGTCTTCTACCATCTCTGTGCTCTTCTTTTTGCACTGACAGATGTCACTGGAGCTCTCTAAAAAGTTGATGCAAAGTTTGATAACCAGTGCTAGCCAGGCCATCCCAAAAGGGATCCACAGAGAGATTATGTTCTTGTACCAGCCTGGATAGGTGCGATCTGGGTTCATCCCTACAAGAGAATCACCCAAAACATTTCTAGATTGGTTCAAGTTTCTCAAAGGAGGCATTACATGTAAAGCAAAGACAGTGGAAACATGATCTAATATTAGCCTCTTCGGCATAAAACATGAGTATGCCATCTACTTAGCATAAGAACAGATGCTATAAGCATCTATAAGCTGTAAGCATATAGATCTATGATGCTATAAGCACATACCAGCAACAGCTAGAACCCTCCAGGAACTGTAAAAATTGCTtgttagcaagaaaaaaaaataatctcaaattACATCTTTGTCAATATTCATATTTGTGCACACAGttttacttctttatttattGCTCAGCATCAAAATGCTGTGTTAGTATGTACTAGTAATTAATCTATTAGTTTCTtctaaataataaaaccaagcagaaggaaaggcTATTTGAGGCTTCCAAGAAGAATGCTTTATCAACAGAGACCAATGTGATAGGTGCAGTCTTGAGGATGAGAAGATCAGAAGCATTTTAGGACTTACATGGCACCCTATGTCCAATAGAAGGGATTACCAAGTGTGTAAATTAACAGTAAGAGAAGCTACATCAATATTACTAACTAAAAGAAGCTAGGAATCACCTTATGACTTTAGATCCAAGTGCCACAGCCTAGCTTATATTtcctccaaaaaagaaaaaccatgtCTGAAATTAACATTGGACATCACTCCTGGAATGTGATATCACCTGGAATTTACTTGGTCCAGAACAGTGTCAGAGGTCACACTAGTGGAAAAACACTGTGACAGCCACAAAGTAGAGACAGTCACTTGAAACCATGCCCTGGCCCTGCTGATTTTTAAgttaaaacaaaccacaaataCCGGATTGCAAGGCTTGGCCTCTACGTACCACATATCCCTGTTATTCCACATTAGGGAATAACATACCACATTCCATGGTTATACCACATATTCAGTTATTCCCATAGTGAACCCAGTGTACATATGGTGGTATGCCAGTTAGAGGTACCACACAGGTGAAGGAAGTGTAGGAGGTGCACTAGAGAAGATCAAAATTAGTTATCAGAAGCTGAGAGAAGTTCAGCATTACCTATAAAATAAGCACAGGGAAATGCTGCACTCAGTAGCTTTTGTTACCCTTACCCAAGCTAACTTGATTCCAGCTCGTTTAAGTGTGCCTACACAATCTCTACTCATAACTTTGATGGATTATACACAAGTCATAAGGCAACCTCCACCAAATTCTCTAAGCATTAAGCAAacactatgaagaaaataaaaaccccatACAAATATGTTGTAGTCTTTCTGTCTCTCAGGGATTCAAGAGTGCATGCACTTCTATAACCAATTTGGTTTTAATGAGAAAGTCTTTATCAAAAAGGTGTGTCCTGTGCTTCAGCAAATGCATCAGGCATGGGTCCAAACCCATTTCCTCTAGCAGAGGGTTTTGGCAACCAAAAGTAGGCTGTGCCTGGTGCCTGACAGTCTACACCTAAGTGACTTAAACTGCCTTTTAGAAAGCAGTTGTCTGGGCTGTTGACAGAGGAAATGGTCATTATCTGAATGGTGAAACAGAGTAGTATCTGCTTAAAACAGCATTGCAGCACACTAGACAGATCACCTGAATGCTGGAAGAATACTCATTGACTGGAAAACAACTTGTTTGCTCTTCCACAGGTTGCTATCTCAGAAATCATGTCTTCTCCAACATGTCAAATGCCTACCACAACATATTTATCATCAGGTCTGTGGATTGTTAGTGGTGTAAAGCTGGCAAGATGGGAGCTTCGTATCCCACACATAAGCTTTGATGTTTACTAGGTAAAAGCAATGAAATGTGAACTACTCACCAATCACATAATCTCCAAACCCTATAGTACTGAGAGTAATGAAGGAATAGTAGAAGCCTTCTTCGTAAGACCAGCCTTCTTTCTCAGAGAACAGcaagggaggcagcagaaggaaCAGTAACAAGCCAGTTACCAGCGCACAGGTCTTAATCAGGAGGGAAGCTTTTTTctagtaaaaagtaaaaaaaaaaaaaagaaaagaaaaaaaaggagatactACCACAAGAAAGATGGCAGGGAAAGTCCCGCTGgactccacaaaaaaaaaacccacatgatGTTCCAGTAGAATAAGTGGTGTGGCTCTCCTAGGCAACACAATCTGGACATTACCTTCATGAGTCCTAAATTCATGCCAGTTTAAAGCCTATTCCACAAATATTCCCATGTAATTTACATGTCCAATTCAAACTAGTACTGATGATAAAGAGACCAGATATCCTAGGACTGTGAACGGCTGTAAGGATCTGGTACTTGTATTGCTGTAGGGGAAGTCATTCATCACAGAAACTCAATTAATAAACAACCTTATCTGGCACCACATCAGGCTGTCATAAACTAAATTTATTTGCTTCCAGTTATTTTTGAGTATTATTGCCTTTTTGCCCAAGTAGCTAGGCAGGCTGTTGCTGTTAGGCAGAGGATCCCAAATACCAGACCATGccctttctgtcttttctttcctcagcttGAGGGTGAGGCATACACATTGCTTACCTGCCAGTGAAACAATTCCTCTAGGCGATGGGCACAATGCTGAACCCCTAACAGCATCAGCTGCCCAATTTCATTCAGGAGCACAAGGTTCAGGGGGATCCCAAAGAGTGCAAACACAATGCAGAAGATTCGaccagctgcagtgctggggctcAGGTTCCCATAGCCTAGGTAGAGAGAGAATAAAGCATTAAATCTAAAATACTCTTTCCTTgccctccatccctggaggagtCAATCTCCATCTTCTACAGAAATTAGATGAGAAGGTCACTGTTCCAAAACGacctttttttataaataacattAAGTTACATCCATTGTTAGTCATATCCTATTGTAGgctaaaaaataacatttcttccCCTGCCAATTTTGTTTAGTTCCTTTTCTATTTACCAGTGAATTTCCTCTCTGCTACCCACTGTCCTGGCTGGGATTTGACGTAAATGCAAAACTTCCGTTGAGTTCAGTTTTTGTAAGCACTGCGGGCACGGGGGTTGCTGGTAAATGATCCTGTGTGACTGTCAGGTGGTCTCTGAATCACAACAACACTGCGTTAACTAAAACAACAAACTTTTGCTACCTTTGTGCTATAGGACCATTGAACTTAATACTTCCTCCTTGCTCTTTTGTACCCCAAGCAGCACATATACCTTAAGCTGAAATtgtcaaaatgttttcctaGAGTAAACATAGATGGATaagttatatttaaaaatacttcaatttcagaactgaatgaaaaaaacaaccactacatttgaaattttgcctttttctacTATTGATATGAACTTGTCTGTTAACAGGTACTGCCTTGCTTGTATCCTGAGACTGTCACAGGTACAACATCCCATTTGTCTTTATTccccatattttcttttaaaaatggcagGTACTTGCACTTCTTTAATTTCAAGTGTTCTGTGCCACAGGAAAGTCAAGTTcaactttgttttattttacagaatgcTTTTTAAGACAGCGGGAGGGTCAGCACATGACAAACACCTCAACAGTGACTTAGCCAGTCAGAGACCTATGGCTTGACAACTCCACTCTATATAAGAAATCTGTATGTCCATATACAAAACTACCATACACCAGCAAAGCTTATCTGTTGACCTCAAATAATGCCATCCCTTCCTAGAAACATTCAACAGTTATTGCAGGGCATGCACAGAGATGTTCCCACAGCTCACACCTTGCTCCCACAGGTGCAGGTGGTGTAGCTTCAGGGcaaggcagcagccccaggagggaGAGGTCCAAGGGCTGAGCTCTGTATCTGAGGGAAGTGAGAGCACCAAGTTACTTGGTTGTCCATCCCCTCACTAATCTCTGCATGACAACAACTGTAGTGAGCAACTGACCAACAACATAGAAAGATGTGCAGCTATGACCTTGGATATCTACACCTTCTGGGTCAAGTTTTGCACCAAGAAAATTTCTCCTTACAGACAATTCTGCAAACAGTTAATTGTGCACATGCACCAGCAAACTACTCCCAGCAAAAGGTCTGGCAGCAAACTGCTGCACAGTATGGATTTaagctgcattttcatttcattcctACCCCCTACAAACTCAAAATTTTACTCTCTGGAGGACTTTCCCTCCCTACTTTTAGGCATCAGTGATTTGTGAGCCACAGGCTTAATGTATGTGGTAAGACATAAGAAACCTCCCATGCACTGGCTCCAGCAGCCCACATCTGACAGGAGGCAGAGCATCCCCCAGAAAGAATGGGATGCTCTTACATAACTGACTGTACTTCAAAACAATGTCTAAACAAAGGGGACAAAGTTAAGACTGTACAACAGCCTTAATTTCAGTGCTATGTTCTTCTCTTATGGGCAGTTCCACAACTGATTACatgcttctttttccccccatgtATTGCTGACCTTTAATAGCTTTCACCATTTCTAGACAAACAGGTGTGATAAATGAGAGACATGCAGGCAAGTACATCTGGTAGATGATCCCATCTAAGTGAATTTAAGAAATGTGTGCCTGATGCCATATGGTTCACACAGGCTGTCACATTTCAGTGGATTGgttccagcttttcttttacaGAGTTAGAGTGTGTTGCAGGTGGATTTGGATCcaggagaaaaagcatttaCTGTAAGGCAGGAGTCTGACCATACATGTATATGTATGAGTCATATTCATTTATGGCCAGCCATTCCCAAAGGTGTTAggtatatttttgttttgttttgctttttcctctcctttccttctataaagtttaaaaataatgtgcaGTAACTTGGGCAGTTTTTTACCATAGCTTTCCATGTTATCCAATCTctggagaaaaacattaaataagCAAGGAAGAAAGGTCCATGATTTGAGGGCATTGTGTGAAGCACAGAAGCCTTCAGGATTTTGGGAACCCCACATCTAAGGTTAAGCTGTACATTACATTTCATTAAgagcagcaaaataaatgatGTAAGAAGGTTCAATGGGCACAGTAATCCCAGCACACCAAACAGCAGATATGCTTTGCATGTTATTTTTCTAACTTCCTTTCCCCTTGGGTTTAGCCACTCAAGACAATTTCCTGAAGACTTGGTGAGCAGTTGCTGTAAATATGCCAAAAAGCCAAGTCCCATTAGATTTTTGTGCAGGATACAAAGTCTGATCAAACAGCACAGGAGACCTCAGATTACACAAAATGGCCAGCAATTTTTAGCTGGCTAATGACACATCTTTGCCTTAGGACTAGACAAACAAAAGCCAACATAGCTGTACATAAACCTCAATTGTTATAAAAACTCAAGCAGGTGTGGGTAAACAGAACTCACCCTCTTGAGTAAGTGGAACGAGGGTGATCAGCGTCATACTCTTATGGGCTATACATTAAGAGTTCTGAACCAAgtctgaagattaaaaaaaccctacatggTAGTCCACTGTTTCACATCCCTGGTGAGCCAGCTGCTGCAGTATCACTTGGTACATGCCTGCACCAAAAGACACTGAGAGACACTTAAAAACTACACAAGAGTCAAAGTGTAAACATTTTCACTGAAGCAGTTGGATTACTTCAGAATGAGAGAAACTACAGACACTTAAAGTACAATTAGCTTAATCATCCTTtgaggaaagaaaccaaaattttatttctaaatcttTATATACATATACTTCAACTCGTGTGCTGCCCTGCTTACCCATTATATTCCTGGGTATAAGATATAAGGAGAATGATGTCTGATTAACAGATTATTAGTAAAAGATCTCATTCATGAGACAGTATCCTAGCAGAAATGCCCCAGTTCAGCTGAGGTAACTGTGACTTCCTGATGCCCACAATGGGAGGTTTGTTTGGCTCCTGTTCTCACTGCCAAGAcataaaatggtattttaagtaaaaagtgcttagaatgaaaaaaatgtctttcataGGCTGTAAAACATCTGCAAATTCACCAAATAATTTCAGCTGtaggaaaaagcagaattagattttcaaaaaagaaaagctggaggaagTGTTTCTTCTCTAACCAATAACTTGATCAGTGGTTTGAGCATTCAAGTACATTTTTGGGGAGATTTGGTTAAATTCTTTCTCCTACTTGACTGGATACAAGACATCACTTTCCACAGGAACATTCTAATCCCAAATTTGCAGAATGTTCTTGTTGACAGCATTTTGCTCAGCAAAGCTCAGTAGTCAGGTGACTTGCTTAGCATAACATCATGTTTAGAGCCAAGACAGAACCAAAGCTCTTCTTCATAATTTTACATTTCGGTTAAGTCTCTTTAGTAGCtacactttctgaaattaacagcatatccttcagtgtctgctcctaggactgataatgctccaTGCTTATAGTTACTGCTAAAAACATTGTGCAAAAAAAGGCTTTATATTTACTCCTATAGAAACCAAGGTGATGGCTTGGTTCTGCTAACCTTCTgttgcatcagaaaaaaaaagaaggataaggggtcacacctgtgaCACTCCTGCATGGAGAAGCCACTGGACAGGTaaaccaaaactgaccaaacaagtattccatcccattcACATCGTACTCAGTATGAAgctgagggatcacgagggtcagAGCTGGCTTCTTCCATGGCCAGCATCCTATGAGGATACCATCAgttcttctgcctttgatcctgaATCCTTGTGTTCCTGAACCCCattcctgtctgctgctgatgCTAGGAGCTCAGGTCTCCAAGAGCTCTGGGACTTTCCTGcaggtttggtgttttttagGGGATGAGGGAAGCACATTATTTTCATATGTtagtatatatttttacatattccattgttttcttcaattttttcattaaaactgtttaCTTTAGTTTCTAACCAATAGTTTCTTTcccttattttcttctatttcttggAAGGGCCAAAGgttagagagcatctgtcatctGTTTaactgccagcccagcattagTGACAGATCTATTGGTGCACAACATGAGG includes the following:
- the KCNK17 gene encoding potassium channel subfamily K member 17; this translates as MVAARQQQRRWYGVPVLLALYLGYVGLGAGVLQALERPAEMQVAQHLLQEHWKLLANYTCLQGPALQRLFQGIIQAYKSGITLQGNTTSLGRWDFSGSFFFSISAITTIGYGNLSPSTAAGRIFCIVFALFGIPLNLVLLNEIGQLMLLGVQHCAHRLEELFHWQKKASLLIKTCALVTGLLLFLLLPPLLFSEKEGWSYEEGFYYSFITLSTIGFGDYVIGMNPDRTYPGWYKNIISLWIPFGMAWLALVIKLCINFLESSSDICQCKKKSTEMVEDLMDGSKTNITGLHNLEICNHKDTKAKGLDESHSYPAPKEAQ